In Verrucomicrobiia bacterium, a single genomic region encodes these proteins:
- a CDS encoding thymidylate synthase, with protein sequence MKAYLDLLRHILDQGTPKKDRTGTGTISTFGYQMRFDLSEGFPLLTTKKIHTKSVIHELLWFLKGDTNVKYLQDNGVSIWNEWADEQGNLGPVYGKQWRAWGTADGRTIDQMKQAVETIKNNPDSRRIIVCAWNVGEIERMALPPCHCFVQFYAADGKLSCQLYQRSADAFLGVPFNIASYALLTFMMAQVTGLKPGDFVHTFGDLHIYSNHMEQVNLQLSREPRPLPTLKLNPAVKDLFGFKFEDIAIENYDPHPAIKAPVAV encoded by the coding sequence ATGAAAGCCTATCTTGATTTGCTCCGTCACATCTTGGACCAGGGCACCCCGAAGAAAGACCGCACCGGGACCGGCACGATCAGCACCTTCGGTTATCAGATGAGGTTTGACCTCTCCGAAGGTTTTCCGCTTCTGACTACGAAAAAAATCCACACCAAGTCCGTCATCCACGAGCTGCTCTGGTTCCTGAAAGGGGACACGAACGTCAAATACCTGCAGGACAACGGCGTCAGCATCTGGAACGAATGGGCGGACGAGCAAGGCAATCTCGGGCCGGTTTACGGCAAACAGTGGCGCGCCTGGGGAACCGCGGACGGCCGCACGATCGACCAGATGAAGCAGGCCGTCGAGACGATCAAGAACAATCCCGACAGCCGGCGCATCATCGTCTGCGCGTGGAACGTGGGCGAGATCGAGAGGATGGCCCTTCCGCCCTGCCATTGCTTCGTGCAGTTTTACGCGGCGGACGGAAAGCTTTCCTGCCAGCTTTACCAGCGCAGCGCGGACGCCTTTCTCGGCGTGCCGTTCAACATCGCGTCCTACGCGCTGCTCACGTTCATGATGGCGCAGGTGACAGGCCTGAAGCCCGGCGACTTCGTTCACACGTTCGGCGACCTCCACATTTATTCCAATCACATGGAGCAGGTGAACCTTCAGCTCTCGCGTGAACCGCGGCCCTTGCCCACGCTGAAACTCAATCCGGCCGTGAAAGACCTGTTCGGCTTCAAGTTCGAAGACATCGCGATCGAAAACT